In the Flavisolibacter tropicus genome, one interval contains:
- a CDS encoding class I SAM-dependent methyltransferase — translation MAKDLFSERANLYAQYRPTYPEALFEYILSFVQERKVAWDCATGNGQAAVRLANYFERVEATDISEAQLQNAVPKENIHYQISTAETTPFTDNTFDLITVATAYHWLNWDVFFKEATRVGKQGCVVAAWATYTMRMPDDALQQLYFQFY, via the coding sequence ATGGCCAAGGACCTCTTTTCTGAACGAGCCAATTTGTATGCGCAATACCGGCCTACTTATCCGGAGGCGTTATTTGAGTACATTTTGTCTTTTGTACAGGAAAGAAAGGTGGCGTGGGACTGTGCTACAGGTAATGGCCAGGCGGCAGTGCGCCTGGCCAATTATTTTGAAAGGGTAGAAGCTACTGACATCAGTGAAGCCCAATTGCAGAACGCTGTTCCTAAAGAAAATATCCATTACCAGATAAGTACGGCGGAAACAACTCCTTTTACCGATAATACATTTGACTTAATAACAGTAGCTACCGCTTATCACTGGCTCAATTGGGATGTCTTCTTTAAAGAAGCTACCCGTGTGGGTAAACAGGGCTGTGTAGTAGCTGCCTGGGCTACCTATACCATGCGCATGCCAGATGATGCCTTGCAACAGTTATACTTTCAGTTTTATTGA
- the rpe gene encoding ribulose-phosphate 3-epimerase has protein sequence MALIAPSLLSANFLNLAADCEMLNKSEADWFHLDVMDGRFVPNISFGLPVIEHIRKTTTKVCDVHLMILEPGTYAEAFKNAGADILTVHIEACTHLHRNIQQIKSLGMQAGVAVNPHTPVSFLQDIIADIDVVCLMSVNPGFGGQKFIPHTLTKIKELRRMIDEKGANVKIEIDGGVTLENAKSIIEAGADVLVAGNTVFKSANPTETIAQLKKI, from the coding sequence ATGGCTTTGATAGCACCCTCTTTATTGTCTGCCAATTTCTTAAACTTAGCGGCTGATTGTGAAATGTTGAATAAAAGTGAGGCCGATTGGTTTCACCTAGATGTAATGGATGGACGTTTTGTTCCAAACATCTCTTTCGGTTTGCCTGTAATTGAGCATATACGCAAAACCACTACAAAAGTTTGTGATGTGCACCTGATGATTCTAGAGCCAGGTACCTATGCTGAGGCTTTCAAAAATGCCGGTGCAGATATCTTAACAGTTCATATTGAAGCTTGTACTCACCTGCACCGTAATATTCAGCAGATCAAATCCTTAGGTATGCAGGCTGGTGTGGCTGTAAATCCGCATACGCCGGTATCGTTTTTACAAGATATCATTGCTGATATTGATGTAGTATGTTTAATGAGTGTGAATCCCGGATTTGGTGGACAGAAGTTTATTCCACACACCTTGACCAAGATCAAAGAACTTCGCCGTATGATTGATGAGAAAGGCGCGAATGTGAAGATTGAAATTGATGGCGGTGTTACCTTAGAAAACGCTAAATCCATTATAGAAGCGGGGGCCGATGTGTTGGTTGCCGGAAATACTGTATTTAAATCAGCTAATCCAACCGAAACCATCGCTCAGCTGAAAAAGATATAA
- a CDS encoding MBL fold metallo-hydrolase: MRNVFLLFFVLVFCLSIGVRAQAPDYYLPAFTKAISLVVDGMKALGGEENTKNIKYLYIDYTGQKYMDGQSVSFNKDNVSLPFQNTVVVDFEKDRVVNEVVNRFLGGYIFHFRSVYTDSSAFSYEVPQMRFSGVTNLSLADKNVVKNDVILRNLPNYLLKAALDKKLTLRYLGLKEEGGENYEVVAFPYNTTLTLDLYFDPSSKLLKKFEFFTDNIIHGNQRLSYQFSDYKDFNGVLFPQVKTVTSNGKLVRKEFASTIIINERKGEALFVKPVQYGASEILPFATKEIGKNIFMLEGLSGYNPLILNFKDHLVLVEAPAAAQEAIAIAEKKFPGKPIKNVVITHYHEDHAGRLDCFIKKDIPIITTPDNVSYIRHLTQAQHSLFALGIENKKPVVETFVGSKTLQDDSLQVQLIDFGPNSHAQELLVLYFPKEKILYQADLLISTDKGGLVKPLIPVNFELYQQIKKHKLKVETIYGVHWKAVKFADFENAIKAQTPQAKINSENTRS, translated from the coding sequence ATGAGAAATGTATTCTTGTTATTTTTTGTTTTAGTTTTCTGTTTGTCAATAGGCGTTCGTGCGCAAGCACCTGATTATTATTTGCCTGCTTTTACGAAGGCTATATCCTTAGTGGTTGATGGTATGAAGGCATTGGGTGGTGAGGAGAATACCAAAAACATAAAATATCTATATATAGACTATACTGGCCAGAAATATATGGATGGCCAAAGTGTAAGTTTTAATAAAGACAATGTTAGTTTGCCTTTTCAAAACACAGTTGTTGTAGATTTTGAAAAAGATAGGGTTGTCAATGAAGTTGTCAATCGTTTTTTAGGTGGGTATATTTTTCATTTCAGAAGTGTATATACTGATTCAAGTGCCTTTAGTTATGAAGTGCCACAAATGAGGTTCTCTGGCGTAACTAATTTATCATTGGCAGATAAGAATGTTGTGAAGAATGATGTCATTCTGCGAAACCTACCCAATTACTTACTTAAGGCAGCTCTGGATAAGAAACTTACTTTACGATATCTTGGTTTAAAAGAAGAGGGCGGTGAGAATTATGAAGTTGTTGCCTTTCCTTATAATACAACACTCACTCTGGATCTATACTTTGATCCCTCGTCAAAACTGCTTAAGAAGTTTGAGTTTTTTACTGATAATATCATACATGGGAATCAGCGATTGAGTTATCAGTTTTCGGATTATAAAGACTTCAATGGAGTTCTCTTCCCTCAAGTAAAAACAGTAACCAGTAATGGTAAACTTGTTCGGAAGGAATTTGCCAGTACCATTATCATTAATGAGCGGAAAGGAGAAGCGTTATTTGTTAAGCCGGTTCAATATGGGGCGAGTGAAATACTTCCTTTTGCTACTAAAGAGATTGGAAAAAATATCTTTATGTTAGAAGGCCTAAGTGGTTATAATCCTTTGATCTTAAATTTTAAAGATCATTTGGTTCTAGTAGAAGCTCCTGCAGCGGCCCAAGAAGCAATAGCAATTGCCGAAAAGAAATTTCCCGGAAAGCCCATTAAAAATGTTGTTATCACCCATTATCATGAAGACCATGCGGGGCGGCTGGATTGCTTTATTAAAAAGGATATTCCCATTATCACGACCCCTGATAATGTTAGTTACATAAGACATTTAACCCAGGCGCAACATTCTTTGTTTGCCTTGGGTATTGAAAATAAAAAGCCTGTTGTAGAAACATTTGTTGGAAGCAAAACCTTGCAAGATGATAGTTTGCAGGTACAATTAATCGATTTTGGACCTAATAGTCATGCGCAAGAACTTTTGGTTTTATACTTCCCTAAAGAAAAGATACTCTACCAGGCGGATTTGCTAATTTCTACTGATAAGGGTGGTTTGGTAAAACCGCTGATACCGGTAAATTTTGAATTGTATCAGCAAATCAAGAAGCATAAGCTTAAAGTAGAAACGATTTATGGTGTTCATTGGAAGGCGGTGAAGTTTGCCGATTTTGAAAATGCAATAAAAGCGCAAACTCCTCAGGCTAAAATCAATTCTGAAAATACGCGCTCATAA